DNA from Geobacter sulfurreducens PCA:
CCGTGATAGTGCTGGCCTACCGCTGCACCTGGACCGGCGGCGAGCTGCAGGAACGCGACGTGGCCGGACACCGGTGGGTCGCCCCGGCGGAGGTGCCCGCCTTCGACCTTCTTCCCGCGGATATTCCGCTCGCGGCCAGGATAGCACGGGAATTCGGCAATGCAGGTTCTTCTCGCCTATAAATCCCACCATGCTGGGGCGCGGGATCCCTTTGCGTCGCTGCTGCCCACGGGGCTCGGCTACCTGAATGGGCTCCTGCGGGCACAGGGCTTCGCTTCCCGCATCGCCAACCTGTCGACCATGGGATGGCGAGAGGTGGACGCCCTGCTCCGCCGGGAACGGCCGACCATCCTCGGCATCTCCCAGTACACCCACAACCGGTTCGAGTCACTCAGGCTCGTCTCCAGCGCCAAAACAGCCGACCCCACGTGCCTGACGGTGCTTGGCGGCCCTCATGCGACCCACTCCTTCGACATGATCCTTCAGCATCACCCCCAGGTGGATGCCGTGGTCCTCGGCGAGGGGGAGGAAACCATGCTGGAGCTTGTCCGGACGGTGGCGGAAGGTAATCGGAGCCTCGCCGGCATCCCGGGCCTGGCGATTCGGGAGGGGAGCGGGATCAGCCATTCGTCCCGTGCACCGTTGCGGAATCTCGACGACCTGCCGGTGCCCGCGCGTTACTTCGATAACGCCCTGGGATGCGACCTTCGGCGCCAGCTCGAGTTCGTCATTACCTCCCGCGGGTGTCCCGCCTCCTGCCGTTTCTGCTCGTCGCCGCGCTTCTGGGGTACGTCGCTGCGCCTCCGTTCGCCCCGGGCCATGGTCGACGAGATCCGCTATATCCGCGACCGGTTCGGCCTGCTCTCATTTTCGCTTCGCGACGATACGTTCACGGCCCGCGCCGACCGGGTCATCGAGTTCTGCCGCCTGCTGACGGCCGAAGGGCTCCATATCCTCTGGAGCTGCCAGTCACGGGTGAACTGCGTCGACGAGGAGATGCTCCTCTGGATGCGGCGTGCCGGTTGCGAGTATGTCCAGTACGGGGTAGAGTCCGGCTCCGAGCGGATTCTTGCCCGGCTCGGCAAGCGGATCACCCCGGACCAAGTGCAGCGCGCCGCCGCGGCTACCCGCCGTGCCGGCATGGATCTCTCCATCTACCTGATTGCCGGCGTGCCCGGCGAGGACGAGGAGGACCTGCGGGCTACTCTGCGCCTCATCGAAGATATCCGCCCCCATGACGGCCACGTGGCCCCCCTGGCTTACTATCCCGGCACGGCGCTTTTTGCCGAGGCGGTGCGCGAGGGGCGGGTGCCGGCCGATCTCTTCGAGCGGGAAAAGGGCGAGGCCTGCTTCGTCAGGAAGGACGCGACGGTGCAGCGGTCCATTGACCGGCTGCTGACAACCCTGGCGCGGGTTGGACGGAAGGCCCGCTTCGGACCCGCCGACTTTGCCCGTCAGGCGAAGCTCGTCGGCTGGTGCCATGCCGGTGCCCTGGCGGAGGGGGGCTGGTACGAGGAACGGGAGGAATGGCGGGAAGCCGAGGCCTGCTACCGGCAGATTACCCACCGACAGCCGGCCAATCCCTGGGGCTGGCTGGCTCTGGGCGGGCTCCACGGGAGCGTCGGCGACCTGGAGCAGTCCCGGCAGATGTTCACCAGGGTTCTTGAACTTGTGCCGGCGCACATCCCCGCCCATCTTGCCCTCGGCGATCTGTGCCTGCACGACGGTGACCGGCGGGGAGCCCGTCGCAACTACGAGGCGGCGCTCACGCTGAACCCCGGTGACGTCGAGGCCCGGGAGCGGCTGAAGGAGCTGAAAGAGTAAGAGAGATAAACGCGGGAAGAGGAAACAAAAAAGGCGGCCACCGTGGGGTGTGCCGCCTTTTGCGTTGCTGTCTGCAGGTTACTTGCCGCCGATTCTGATGCCCGGAGCGAAAATGATCTTTTCGAAGGTCCGGTTGAGGGTCTTGCTGTGGAAGTTGAGCATGGGCGGTGAATCCGGAAACTCAACCTGATCGCCGACCTTGACCTTGGTCTGCATGACGGCAACCCACAGCTTCTGTCCCTTCTCTTCCACCTCCAGGTAGGTGTAGCCGGCAGCGTCCATGGTGGAGAGGACCTTGCCCTTGTGGCCTACGCCGGCGGGGACTTCAACCGGCTTGAGACCGGCGTGGGGATCTCCTCCGCCGTGAACGGCGTCCTTGGGCATTTCGCCTTGGGGTGCGGGGGGCATACCTGCCGGCATGCCTGCGGGCATGCCGCTCTGCTCTTGCGGAGCAGGCGCAGCGGTCTCGGGGGCCTTGGGCTTATCCTTGCATCCGGCGGCGGCGAGCGAAACAACGGCGAGCGCTACCAATACTGATCTTTTCACCTGTATCCTCCTGTGGTTAGTTTCTCACAAGGGCAAAAGCTACCATACAACCCGAATATTTTACAACAGCAAAAGTTGCGGATGAGTAACGGCGGATCGTTTACCGCGCCGGTCAGTTTCCGATGACGACTTCTCCCGTATCGGTAATCAGCTTCGCGGGGAGCTGGAATACCCTCTTGAAGATGTCGAACACCCCCCGCGACATGGATTTTACCGGGATCGCGGTGACGGTGGGGTTGGATATCTTCCCCTTGGCTTCAAAGTAGGTGGTGATGAAGTGCTTCTCCTTGCCGGTCAGGATCCAGCCGACAATGGGAATCCGGTTGACCACCTTGTCCACGGTCTGGAGGGGTTGGACCCCCACGGTGACGGCAAGCTCCTCCCGCACCAGATCGATCTTGCCCACGGTGGAAATGTTCATGGCATTGCTGTCGATGAAGAGGTCCTCCGTTGAGATCACGCCGTCGCTCATGGCGAAGGTGCCGGTGATCCTGTTGTAGGGCATGCCGTCCTTGACCATGTCGGGAAGCTGAAACTTGAGGAGTTGGGACACGTTCAGGATCGAGAATACCTTCGACAGTACGTTGAACTTGCGCATCTTGCCGTCGTCGAACCGGAGGGTGGCGTGGCCGAGCAGGCTCTTCCGCAGGTCGGCCATGGTCGCCCCCCTGGCGGTCACGTCGGCCTGAAGCGACAGGGTGCCGGTGACGATGGCGTCGCCGGGGATCAGGTCCACCGCGTTGATCAGCGGTTCGGCTGATACCTTGTCCGCCTTGAGCTTCACCTGGTAGCGGGACGGACCGTTCCCTCCCCCGTCGGCCCGGAGCGTGCCGGAGATTCGC
Protein-coding regions in this window:
- a CDS encoding B12-binding domain-containing radical SAM protein, whose product is MQVLLAYKSHHAGARDPFASLLPTGLGYLNGLLRAQGFASRIANLSTMGWREVDALLRRERPTILGISQYTHNRFESLRLVSSAKTADPTCLTVLGGPHATHSFDMILQHHPQVDAVVLGEGEETMLELVRTVAEGNRSLAGIPGLAIREGSGISHSSRAPLRNLDDLPVPARYFDNALGCDLRRQLEFVITSRGCPASCRFCSSPRFWGTSLRLRSPRAMVDEIRYIRDRFGLLSFSLRDDTFTARADRVIEFCRLLTAEGLHILWSCQSRVNCVDEEMLLWMRRAGCEYVQYGVESGSERILARLGKRITPDQVQRAAAATRRAGMDLSIYLIAGVPGEDEEDLRATLRLIEDIRPHDGHVAPLAYYPGTALFAEAVREGRVPADLFEREKGEACFVRKDATVQRSIDRLLTTLARVGRKARFGPADFARQAKLVGWCHAGALAEGGWYEEREEWREAEACYRQITHRQPANPWGWLALGGLHGSVGDLEQSRQMFTRVLELVPAHIPAHLALGDLCLHDGDRRGARRNYEAALTLNPGDVEARERLKELKE
- a CDS encoding lipoprotein, translating into MKRSVLVALAVVSLAAAGCKDKPKAPETAAPAPQEQSGMPAGMPAGMPPAPQGEMPKDAVHGGGDPHAGLKPVEVPAGVGHKGKVLSTMDAAGYTYLEVEEKGQKLWVAVMQTKVKVGDQVEFPDSPPMLNFHSKTLNRTFEKIIFAPGIRIGGK